TTCATCGGCGGCGTAAACGGCAAGCTCCGCATACTCTGCTTCACTCAATGGGGCGATTTTTTCAAGGGTACGCACCGCAAGCTCCCTCATAGCCGCGTCCATATAGGGCAGCGCAGCGGTGATGTTGGCAGTTACCTCCTGCTTGCCGCCCTCGTTGTAAATGCTCTAAAGGTTTGTTTCCTCAATGGTAAATCTATTCATGCTCATACCTCCAAATCGTGATTTTTTGAATTTGCCGCCTTTTTGGGGGCGGCTTTTTCCTTGTTCTTTGTAAGCTGCGCCCGGATAGACTGGCGGGGCTTGCGAATATCCTTATTGCGGTTTTCGTCTTTTGCAACCATAGCGTAAATGCAGCGTCGATCTTTGAGATTGCCAAGGGTCAGCGTCTTAAAGGGCAGTATGGCAAGCAGACGGTCGGTATCTTTGCTTGACGCAAGCTGTGTAAAATACAGCGATACCTCCACCATGAAATGGGTCGTGTTGGGGTTGTTCGGCTCTTTAAGGGTTTGAAGCCCGGACAAAATGCGTCGGGCTTCGCTTTCAATCCGGCTGTCCTGCAGAGCGGCAATATGCTCTTTGAAATTCCCCAGTGGTAACTTATCTAGTCTGTGTTTTTCCTCTTGCAGAATATAGCGCAAGGCTTCCGGGTCATTGGGCTTCACTTCAAAGCGTTCAAACTTTCCAAGCTGCGGCTCGGGGGCTGCGTCAAAACACTGTTTTGCAAGCTGTTCCCGCTCTCCTTTCTCGTAAAACAGCGTGTAGGTGTCAGCAGGCAAGGCATGGTCGATAACATGCTTGAAATGCTGCGGATAATCAAGCTCGTATAAGCTGCCTTTCATTTTCTCGTCCTCGCTGTCGGTGATTGTAACAGCGTAAGCAAGAATATGGTCGTGGGTCTGCTCAGCATAGAAACGCCATGTATTGTGGGCTGCGGTGTCCTTTAGAAAAACGTCGCTCTCTCTGAAACAATGCGTCCCCGACGGGCGGGAAAGCCAAAGCAGCGTTTTGTCCTCGGCGGCGGGACTTGCCGCCACTTTCTGAAAAATCTCTTTGTCAATCTGAAAATCACTTTGATAAAATGCGGTATTCTGCCGCATGATTGCACCAAGAGAAGCGAATATATCCACGTTTTCAAACTTATTCATGGAATTAGCTCTTTTCCAAATCCGGCTCTTTGTTCTTATTGTCCCTTTTTGGGGTAGCTTTCTTTTTATCTTCGGCAAGCTGCGCCCGGATTGAAGGCTTATGCTCCTGCTTCCCGCCGCCGCGCTCCTTGTCAGCTTTGATAGCAGCGGCAAGGTCAGATAGGTTAATTTGTCCCCCGGCTTTTACCTTTGCTTCCAACTCGTCCACGGTGGGCGTATTGTTGATAATGCCGTCAATCATGTTAAAATTTTGGTCGGTAGATTTCTCGGCGGCAGCAAGGGGATTGAAGCCATTGACTACCTCTGTCATACGTTCTTTGAGAATTAGTAAATTCTCGCTTTGTGCCGCAAAACTGATAAGCTCTTTTATTTGTTCCTGCTCCGACGAGATTTCCCCGGACAGCTTATCAAGCCGTTTGATTGCCATACGATAGGCAGCTTCCCCCATTGTTTTATTAGGGTCGGCGGTCATTACATTGTCATGGATTTTCTGTAAGCGTTCCGTTATATGCTGTAAATCAAAGGGGTGTTCCTGCTGTAAAAACTCCGGAACTTTGGTAAAAAGTCCCCCACGGTCTACATAATGGGCGGTGTCCTTACCGCTCTGATGAAGCACTATCATGTCGGAAATAGAAATGCTATGCCCTTTGAAGTCCTCCGGGCGGTCAATATTGAAACGCTCAAAGATATGTTCAAGGGTCATGCCCGGTGTAAGGGGGGCGGTGTAGGTATGTTCATAATTTTCTGGGTCAACGGCAAGCCCCGCCGCCTGTAACCGCTCATAAGGCTCAAAACGGTAATCGCGTGTTTCGTCCCCACGCTTTAGCTGATAAATGGAAAAGGTGTCGCGCTGCTCCTGTTCGACTGTCTGCTCCTTGCCTTTTTGAATTTCTGCAATATGCCCGTCAATGGTATCAATGAGTTCTGCGGCGGTGCTGCGGATTGTTTCAAGGGAGCTTTTCAGTTCCGCAAGCTCCTTGCCACTGCTCCACCCAGCAACATATCCAAAGGAATAATCTGACGTATCAAGCCCGTAATGCTGGCAAACGGTGTATGCGATACTTTCTGCTTCCACTTCACGGGTGCGGCGGTCAGGACGGTTTTGTTGTTCCTCTTTCGGGTCGGTCAAATCAATGTCATGCAGCTTTGCATGAGCGATTTCATGTATCAAAGTTTTTAGTGTCTGCAACTGGCTTGCTCCCTCTAAAAGCACAATCCGTTTGTCTTCTAAATGGTAATAGCCCTGTGTACCGCCTGTCATTTCTTCAAAGCCTACGGGAACGGGGGAAGTCCTTTCAAGGGCAGCGAAAAAATCCTTGTACTGCTCCACATCACCCGTTAGAGCGTCCACGGCAATATCGGGCAATTCCTTTCCCTCGGTCTGTGAAACATCAAAGACAGAAACCACCTTAAAGGCAGGGATAGTGACCTCGACTTCCTCCGTTATAGGCTTGCCACTCTTACCAATAACGGGACGCTGCGTACTGGGGTCGATTTTTTCCATTTTCTTTTTTATTTTGAATGGGGACGGGGCAATGATTTTGATACCCTTTTCGCCCTTTTTAACATTACGCTCAAACTGATTTTTCCAAGAGGAAAAGCCCGCAATAAGGGAAGCGTCCGACTTCTGCATGGCAATAAGCAGGGTATTGTTAAAGCTGTAATTATGAAACTTTGACATGACGCTTAAATATTCTTTGTAGCGTTCGCTATCAAACAGTTCTTGAATCCCCTGTTCCAAGCGGTGGGTAATCTCTTTGAGCTTTTCGGCGGGCTTCTCGGAAGTGAGAACAAGGGGAATAATGGGGCGTGGTTCGGTTGGCTCTGTGGTCAGCGTCGCCGCTTGCCTCGCACTAATTTCGTCCCTATCTGTCTTTTCGGGGTCGGGTGGCTGCGGGTAGCTCATAATGCGGTACTGCTCCGGCACGTCGCGCCCCTCATAGTGGCGTTCCCACTGGTCGCCGCTTGCCACAAGATAGCTGTTTCCGACAAACTCCCCTTGTTCCTTTCGGGCTACATAAATACCAAGGGCAACGGTATCAATCCCGGCTTTCCATTCCTCCGGCATTTGTACCATACCGGATTTATTCAGATAGTAGTCGCCTAAATCTCCCGCCTTGTGTATGTCGGGGATATGAACATAAAAATCCGTATTGTAGGTAAAATCTATCATCTGCCCGATACTCTCAAAGCCTTTTCGCCCCTGTGCGACGGCGTTAAACTTTTTAAGTTCGGCGGGGTCAAGCTGCCCGATACGCGCCGCAAGAAAATTTAGTTCGTCCACGGTGGAACTATTTATCACATCATAAGGTAGGGAAAGGGATTTATCTTGTGGATAATCATAGCCGCCGATAAAGAGGTATTGCGGTTGGTCTGCGGTAATACCAAGAATTTGTATCGCTTCTTGTAGCTGTTCCCTTGTGGCGGGTAAACCAAGCCATGCGCCGCCTGGTTTGTCCGGGGATAGATTTTGAACATTGCCGATATAAATTGAAAATACTTCGCCCATGTGTTCACGCTCCTTTCGCTGCTCGGTGTGTTCAGAAACAGAAACACCGCTTATTGGAATGTCAGCGGTATGCTCCGGCTGTTGTACTTCCTCTCCCTCCACTGTGTAGCCCGGTAAGAGTTGACCGTTTACGCGAAAATCATTAGCGTAACCCTGCGGGATAGACGGCGATATTTCCGTGAATAGGTGGGAATACGCCTTGATACGTCCGGCAAGATATTTTTCCATATCGGCTCTGTCTGAATAGACTTTTTTATCATGTCCGGCAATTTTTGTACGCCTAAGATTTTGCGGCGGATTTGTGTATATGCTCCATGTCAATTCCCACGCCACGGGTACGGATTTTTCCGTTTCCCGGTCATACCTTGTCCGTTCATAAATATGGTGCGACATGGAATATACCATGTTGCTCATTTCCTGCCAGTCATTGTTATGCTCGGATTTTTTCCATTGATTGGAGGTGTGCTTGACGGTGGGGGTTCTGGCATATTCAATCGCTTTATCAAACAACTGCGTTTGTCCCGCCTGTGCTTCCCATTCTGCCGACGCTTCGCGCAATTTATCATAAATCACCTGTTCAGCCGCCGCGCTTTCCGCGCGCATAGCTCGTAATTGCTCCACGGGTAAGGCCGTCAAGCCGGAAGTATCCCCGTTGCCCGCTCTGAAAGAAATGGTACGTTCAATTCTCATGTTCTCGGCGGGTTGTAGTCTATCATGGTCGTAAGAGGTATAAGGCATAGCTTTCCTCGCTTTCTTTTAATTTTTTAGAGGGTTTGGGAAACTTCCCAACAAGCAAAATTCCCGCCGTTCTCATAGAGAAAAGGCGGGAATTTTACGGAAAGGGTACCCCTTTCCTATGCTTGCTACGAAAGTTCTTTGTCCCTCTGAATGGTAATTCGGTAATTGATGTATTTCCCGCCTGTGTCGGCTAAAAGCACTGTTCCGTCGTAGGTTTTACCCGTCTTTGGGGAGTAAAGCCCCTTGACCTTTGCCTTACCGTTTTTTAGGAGAGCGGCGGCAATTTTAGAGGTAAAGGCGGTTTTGCGTTCCTCAAAAAAACGGTCATTTTTCCACATGACAAAGGAACAATCCTTATCCCCGCAATAGTAATTTTTCTTGCCCTCGTATACATCAGAGCCGCAGCGGGGGCATTTGCCTAAAGCGGTCTTTTCTGTTTTGAATAAACCGCCGTTCTCCCCGGAAAGGACGGGATAGGCTTTCACAAGCTCCTGCGCCATGCTTTCAATACCGCGCATGAAAATGTCCGGGTCGGCTGCGCCCTTTGCAATCAGCGTCAGAGCATTTTCCCATTCAGCCGTGAGCTTCGGAGAAGTGAGGGTATCGGGTAGTACGGCAATCAGATTTTCCCCGTCTTTAGTGGGGATAAGCTGCTTTCCCTTACGCTGCACAAAGCCGGATTTTACTAACTTTTCAATGACAGCGGCGCGGGTGGCGGGTGTGCCTAATCCTTTCCGTTCCGCTTCCTCGGTGGTGTCCTCACTCCCGGCACGTTCCATAGCCGACAATAGCGTGTCCTCGGTGTGGGGCTTTGGCGGGGCGGTGGTATGCTCCGTAACCTTTGCCGGGACAGGTTTCACGGTCTGCCCCTCGGAAAAAGGCGGTGCGTCAAGTTCCAAGACTTCGTTGTCGTCGTCCTCGGTGGAATCAGTTTTGCCTTTTAGTGTCGCCCGGAAACGGCGGTCAAGGTCTTTCCAACCAATACAAAGAATGGTCTTTCCTTTGGCGGTAAACTGTTGTCCTGCACATTCAAAAACTGCCGTAACTGCTTCGTAAACGTGTGGCTCGGCGGTGGCGCAGAGCAGACGGACACCTGCAAGGATAAGAATACTTCTTTCGCTCTCCGGCAGGGCGGAAAGGTCGGTTTTCCCAAGCTCGGCCGTAGGTATAATGGCGTGGTGGTCTGATACCTTTTTGCTGTTCAGCGTTCGGTAAATGTCGGTGGTAAAATCTGCGCCCTGCATAAAGGACAACTTACCCATGAGGACGGACACAACACCCGCCGTCGTATCGCCCATATCGTCAGAAAGAAACTGGCTGTCAGTACGGGGATAAGTCAAAAGCCGCTTTTCGTACAATGTTTGTGCAAGGTCAAGGGTTTGTTTCGCGGTGTAGGAATACAGGCGGTTTGCTTCCCTCTGCAAGCTCGTAAGGTCAAAGAGCTTCGGCGGGGCAACAGTCTTTTTCTCCTTTGCCACGGAAACGCAAACAGCCTGCGACGCTTCACAAGCTGTTTTGAGGGATTCGGCTTCTTTGGCGGTGGAGATCCGGCAGCTTGCCGCGTCCACACCGCCTACATCAAGGCGCACGATATGGTATTTTTCTTTTTGAAAGCCGGATATTTTTGCTTGCCGCTCGGTGAGCATAGCAAGGGTCGGGGTCTGCACCCGCCCTACGTTTAGGGTCTTATCATACAGGACAGAGAAAAGGCGGGTCGCATTGATACCGACAAGCCAATCAGCCTTTGCCCTGCATAGGGCAGAGTGGAAAAGCGGGTCATACTCCCGCCCGTCTTTTAGTGTTGCAAAACCCTTTTTAATAGCTTCGTTCTCCATTGAGGAAATCCAAAGCCGGGAAAAGGGTTTGTTGCAGCCCGCTTGCAAATAGACGAAACGGAAAATCAATTCACCCTCACGCCCTGCGTCGGTGGCGCATATCAGGCTTTCAACGTCAGGGCGGCGCATAAGCTCCCGCAAAAGGTTAAACTGCTTTTTCTTGTCCGGGGCAACGGTATACTTCCAATCCTGCGGCAGAATGGGTAAGGCTTCATAGCTCCATTTTTTGTACTGCTCCCCATAGGCGGCGGCTTCGGAAAGCCCCACCAAATGCCCGACGCACCAAGAAACAAGATAGCCCGCGCCCTCAATATAGCCGTCCTTTTTTTTCTTTGCTCCAAGAACGGCGGCGATAGTCTGGGCGACGCTGGGTTTTTCTGCGATTATAAGTTTCATAAAAGCTCCTTTCATGGTAAAATAATTTAAATGGAGGTGATAAATTTGGTTTTACTCAACATGTATGGGAAAATAGAGCCAATTACAATTTCAAAGAAATTAGGTGTTAGTATTTGCAATCCTGCCCCTGATTGGGTAAAGGGATTACAAGAAGATTTCATGGAGGAAATTTTAATTAACAATCATAAAATATCCTCATTTAAACAATCCGGTATAGATGTTTCTTGGGCTGTGGGTCGATATGATTTACAAAACATTGTGGAGCAGTTAGGCTGGCAAGAAGATGGAAAAAACAATATGCAAATTATTGCTGAACATCTAATTGAAATCCAAGTATCAGATTTTGAAAGTTCATTACTCCAAATGAAAAATGAAAATATGGACAGCCCCACATGTGAACCACAATATACAAGAAAATTTCTTAATTTTTGTTGCAAAGTGCAGTCATCAAGGAATGCAAAAAAAGTTGTTCCCAAGCAAATACCATTCTCGACATATAATTCAGATGACTTACAAAAAGAACCCCTTATAATCAATTATTTACAGGCAATGTTACATCCACACCCTGCACACAAAGTTACGGTATCTGACTATACTCAAGGGGGAATAAACGCTTTAACAAAAATAGGGGAATTGATAGATGATTTCTTAGTAACAGATAAAGATTTTTGGTTATTTGATTACATAATAAATGCCTTATTTTCTGATGAAGAACTCAATTCATACCATGTTTTTAAAACTATGTCACTCATTGAAATGCTCATTATCAATCCAAAAGGCAATGGCAAAACAGCAGGAGAAATTGAATTTAAACTTCCACAATTTTTGTCAGATAGGATACCTCAAAAAGACGGTGTGTTGTTTTCACAAATCATGCGTAAGCTAAGAAATAAAATTGCCCATGGTGATTTTGAGGCAGTGCAACAATTATTAGAACTGTATCGCCAAGCCTTTATGCAGAATTTTAGGTTTGATGAATTTGAATACAGTATTGAGAATTGGACTTATATGGATATATGCCTTCGTCTTGATGAAGCTCTTAACGAAATTTTATGGTTTATGCTATCTGATAAAGAGAAGTTGAATACACTTCAAATGAGTTAAATAAATAATTTGTTAATATATCCGCCGCCCATAAAAGACGGCGGTATTTTTCTACTGTTATTCCTCGTATTCTTTTTCTTCGAAAATATCGGATTTAGTTTGCTCGTCCTCGGCTTCTTTGTCGTACTCGTCAAAATCAAATTCGTCAAGGTCGGTATTGCCCTTGACCGCCTGTTTCGGCTTCAAAACCTTAAAGTAATAGAACGCGCCGCCAATCCCGGCAAAGAGCAACAGCACCATGAGCAGCATACCGCCCGTATTGCTTTTTTCCTCTTTGGGCTGTTCCGGCTCCGGCTGCGGTGTCGGTTCGGGGGTGGGCTGCGGGGTAACTTCCAAATTTTGGGGTAGTTTATCCTCGGCGTCTATGAGTGCCATTAAATCGGCTTCGTCCACTTGATTGAGGAAATGGACGGTATTTTCGCCCTGTGCGGCGTTGTCAATGATGATGTAAAAGTAGTTGCCGCCCTTGCTTTTTACAACAATAAACTGCTTATCCTCGGCGTCGTCGCCCTCTATGTCATCCACAAGGCTCATGTTGCCCTCCGGGGTAAGTGGCTGCGGCTCGGCGGTTTCTACAATTACGTTGCTGTCGTCGGTGGGAATTTCCTCACCACCGCCCGCATAGGCGGTAATAGAAAATCCGCCCATCAAGATAAGGGCGGCAAGCAGTACAAAAAAGCTGCGGAAAAGTTTTTTATTCTTCATTCTCGGTGTCCTCCTGTTCGTCATAGTCTGTGGGAACGGCAGCAATGCCAGGGATAGGTTCGCCGGAGAGCATAGCAGTAAGTTCCGCAGGTGTTAGGCGCATAGTGCGTACAAGCTGAACGATTTGCAGATTTTCCGCTTCGGTTTTCTGCGCTTCAAGCCCTTTCAGCTTATTTTGATACTCTGTGATTTTCTCACGGGTCTTTTGGATTTCCCGGTCGATACGGTCAATTTTGTTATTTGCCATTGTGTCATACTCCTTTCAATTTTCAAAAATAGTCAGTCCCAATTCATCAGCCCGTAGCCTTTGATACAGGCATAGTCTAACGGGTAGCTCTTAATTTTGCAGGCGTCGCCGGAATTGCCCTCAACGGTGTAAACACGGCTTTCGTCTGTGCCGATAACAAGCCCTACATGGTCTGCGCTCCCGTCTGAATCCCAATCGAAAAAGATAGCGTCGCCGGGGGCTATGTTGCTGTAATTTTTATCGCCCCATTGTCCGCGGGAGGTAAACCAAGGAATCCCCTGCGACTGGCAAGCTGCAAAACGCGGTTCGGATAAGCCTGCCTGTCCGTAGCACCAGGATACGAAACAGGCGCACCACTCGACGCGGCTGTTAAAGCCGTACCAGCTCCAATATGGAGAGCCGCCCACGTTCCCGACTTGCGACTTTGCAAGGTCTACAAGCTGCGGATTGCCGGGACGTGTGCCGTTTACCAAGTGAACGCCGCTTAAATCCTCGGACGGGTTCACATCGGGAGAGCCGCCGCCGAACAGCAAAGGCTTGTTGCCGCTTGTTTCCAAGTAAACGCGGTACATTTCAAGCTGTTCTGCCGTTAAAAGCTCCGGCACGAAAGAGGATATCGCCTTATTTGTCAGCTTGATATTGAGAATGTAATAGTTGTAGGGTACTTCGACGGTATAGGTGTCTGTATGGGTGTTTCCGTCCTCGTCCGTCCATGTATCGGTGCGGGTTTCCGTCCGATAGCGAATTTCTACTTCTTTGGTCAGCGTCAGCGTATACTGCCTGTCAAAGACGCGCTGCAATTCTGCCTGTGCGCTCTGCGGGGTGTAACTCTGCAAAAGGGCGGTCAGATAGGAAGCCAGTTCGTGGGGGTTATGCCCGATATTGTCAAGGTCATAGCGGTATTCATCATAGCCGGGGTTATCGCCCTCGATATGGTCTATCCTGTATTGCAGTTCATTTTCCTTTGCGGCATAGCTGTTTTCCACCGCCACAAGGTCGCTGTCCTCCGACGTGTAGGACGTTCCCAATATGCCGTTTAAGGTGCCGGAAAACATAGAGGAAAAAGAGGACAGCCCCGCAAAAATAATAATGAACAGCAGCAGCGCGGCAATGGCAATCACAACGCCTGTCGGGTGCCGCGCCACAAATGCAAATCCTTTCCGCGTTTGCTCGGCGGTTTTTTGTGCCGCCTTGCCGACATTCTTTGCGGTCTTTACACCGCCCGACTTTACCGCTTTTGCATACTGCCGCTTGATTCGCTGCTTCTGCCAAAGGCGGGAAAGGGGGTTGCTTTTAAGCTGCGGGTTATTATGCAGCGTCTTATGATACTGAAAATCCACGTTTGCCTGAAACGCTGCTTTTTCCGCTTTGGCTGCCGCCCGGTAGGGTTTCAGCTTGTGGCTGCGGTAGCCCTGCCGCATTTTTCGCGCCCCGTATTTTACGCCGCGCTCCGCTAATTCCTCGGATTCGTGCGCTCCCTCAACACCGGAATTGTCCTTTTCAACAGAATGTATCTTGTTGTGGATAAAACTACCCGCTTCCTGCGCGGGGCGGGGCAACGGGTTTTTATTGGTTTTTCCGGGCATGGACTTTTCCCGTTCTTCAAAGTGCAGACGGGTTTTGCCTTTGCCTGTGGCTTCGTCAAAGGTGCGCTCGGTAACAAGTTTCTTTTTCTTCGGAATAGCCGCCTTTGCCGCGTCCAAGCGGTCAGCCGCTTTGTCGGATTTCCTGATATATTTTTCAAGCTCCGGCGTATGAAGTTCCTCGTCGGTAAATTGCAGCCGGGACGACTTCGTTTGTGCGGTAGCTTCCCGTTGCGCCCGCTGTACCGCCTTTTTGGACGCTTTGCGGGTATGCGCCGTATCTATGCGGTGAAAAAGCTGCTCGGCGGCTTCCGTGTCCTGCCTGTGGGATAGTTCGGGCGCAAGGGGCAACGGGGCGGTATTGGAATATACAGGGTCAAGCTGCGCCGCGTCCTGTGCTGCCTGTTGTTCCGGCGTTTTCTGAAAATCCGCGTCTTGCTCCCGTTTACTCACGCGCTCTGTTTCTCCTGTGGTTTCGTTTTGCTTCATCAACCCGTCACGGCTTATTTTCTGCGTGATTTTGTCGCGGGGCTTTAAGGGGTCTTTCAAGAGTTATCACCTCCAATCCGCGCCCTTGCAAGGGCGCAATACTCGGTATTTAGTTCAATGCCAATATAGCTGCGGTTAAGGGTTTTCGCTGCAAGCCCCGTTGTACCGCTTCCAAAGAATGGGTCAAGGACAATGCCGCCTTTCGGACAGCCCGCCATAATACAGGTTTCCACTAACTTTGGGGGAAAGGCGGCAAAATGACCGCCTTTGTAGGGAACGGTATTGATAAGCCAAACGTCGCGCTTGTTGCGTATCGTGGGGATAAGCGCGTCGTCGTAATAGCCGCCTTTTCTCGCCCTGTTGATACCTTGCACCTTGCCTTGTCCGGGTACTTCCCCGGCGTATTTGTGATTTTCGCCGCGCCCGGATTTATACCGCGCCGCTGTTGTAGGGGCTATGGGTTCGGCAATGGCGGCAGCGTCATAGAAATATTTTTTTGACTTCGTAAGCAAAAAAACGTGTTCATAGCAGCGGCTCGGACGGTCTTTGACGCTTTCGGGCATGGGGTTGTCTTTCTGCCAAATAATATCGCTGCGTAAAAACCACCCATCAGAGCGCAGAGCAAAAGCTAAAAGCCACGGAATGCCGATTAAGTCTTTTTGCTTGCAGCCCGCCGCCTGTCTTGCGCTTGATACGCCTTGCCCGTTTCTGCCTTTTGGGTTTTTCGGGTCGGTGTAGCTGCCCTTGCTGCCTGTGCCGCAATAGGTGTCCGCAATATTCAGCCAAAACGTACCGTCTGAACGGAGTACCCGGCGCAGTTCCCGGAAAACCGCAACAAGCCTTTCAATGTACTGTTCCGGCGTGTCCTCGCGTCCAATCTGTGCATCAAGTCCATAATCCCGCAAAGCATAGTAGGGCGGCGACGTTACGGCACAATGGACGCTTTCGTTGGGAAGTTCCTTTAAAGCAAGAAGCGCGTCCCTGTTGATGATTGCGTCCGTTTTCATGCGCCCCTCACTTCCTCCGGCTTCGTCGTCATTACTCGGTAAAGCTCGGTATTTTGAGGGAAACGGTCTACAAATGGCAGTACCACGTTGCCGTAGAAAATAAGCCCCTCGCCCGCTTCGGTGTGGGTAACGTACTTCATTTGCTGCGGGGAAATGTTAAGCTGTTTTGCAAGGATAGCCCGGTCACCGGCGGCCTGATTGAGCATAAGCACAAAATCGCTGTTTTCAAAAATGTTCTCTACCTCGCGGGAAGATAGCAAATCCTTGACGTTCTGCGTGATTGCGGTCGGTATGCCGCCCCACTTTCTGAATCGCTTCCAAATTTCCACGCTGTAAGCGGCGGTCTGTTCCTCTTTCAAGAGTAGATGAAACTCGTCCATATAGTAGCGCGTCGCCTTATGCTCGGCGCGGTTGACTGTTACCCGGTTCCATACCTGGTCTTGCACAATGAGCATACCTAACTTTTTTAGCTGCTTTCCAAGCTGCTTAATATCAAAGCAGACAAGGCGGTTTGAAAGCTCCACATTGGTACGGTGGTTAAAGACGTTAAGGCTCCCCGAAACGTAAAGCTCCAATGCCGACGCGATACGCGCCGCTTCCGGCTCCGGCTGCTTTAAAAGCTCGTCGTAAAGGTCGCCCAAGATAGGCATTTTCACCGGGTCGGGGTCGGCAAGAAACGGACGGTAGACATTGCGGACAGCCCGGTCAATGACTGTTTTATCCACTGGCTGCAAGCCCTCTTTCCCGCCAATGACCAGCTCGCAAAGAGAAAGAATAAAGTCGCTTTTCAGCGCAAGAGGGCTGTCGTCCTCGCTGTAATTTAAGTTAATATCCATAGGGTTGACATACTGTGTGCTTGTGGGAGAAATGCGGATAACCTGTCCGTGGAGCCTTTGCACAAGGGGGTAATACTCGGCTTCCGGGTCGCAGATAATAATATCGTCGTCGGTAATGAGAAAAGCATTTGTAATTTCCCTCTTTGCCGCAAAAGATTTACCGCTACCCGGCGTTCCCAAGATAAGCCCGTTCGGGTTTTTCAGTTTCTTTCGGTCACATAAAATCATATTGTTGGAAAGCGCGTTCAGCCCATAATAAAGGGCTGCGCCCTCTTGAAAAAGCTCCTGTGTGATGAACGGAATAAAAATTGCGGTACTGCTCGTTGTCAAGCCCCTTTGAATTGGGATAAGATTTTCCCCAATGGGGACGCTTGATAGAAGGC
The window above is part of the Novisyntrophococcus fermenticellae genome. Proteins encoded here:
- a CDS encoding DUF4315 family protein, encoding MANNKIDRIDREIQKTREKITEYQNKLKGLEAQKTEAENLQIVQLVRTMRLTPAELTAMLSGEPIPGIAAVPTDYDEQEDTENEE
- a CDS encoding CHAP domain-containing protein translates to MKQNETTGETERVSKREQDADFQKTPEQQAAQDAAQLDPVYSNTAPLPLAPELSHRQDTEAAEQLFHRIDTAHTRKASKKAVQRAQREATAQTKSSRLQFTDEELHTPELEKYIRKSDKAADRLDAAKAAIPKKKKLVTERTFDEATGKGKTRLHFEEREKSMPGKTNKNPLPRPAQEAGSFIHNKIHSVEKDNSGVEGAHESEELAERGVKYGARKMRQGYRSHKLKPYRAAAKAEKAAFQANVDFQYHKTLHNNPQLKSNPLSRLWQKQRIKRQYAKAVKSGGVKTAKNVGKAAQKTAEQTRKGFAFVARHPTGVVIAIAALLLFIIIFAGLSSFSSMFSGTLNGILGTSYTSEDSDLVAVENSYAAKENELQYRIDHIEGDNPGYDEYRYDLDNIGHNPHELASYLTALLQSYTPQSAQAELQRVFDRQYTLTLTKEVEIRYRTETRTDTWTDEDGNTHTDTYTVEVPYNYYILNIKLTNKAISSFVPELLTAEQLEMYRVYLETSGNKPLLFGGGSPDVNPSEDLSGVHLVNGTRPGNPQLVDLAKSQVGNVGGSPYWSWYGFNSRVEWCACFVSWCYGQAGLSEPRFAACQSQGIPWFTSRGQWGDKNYSNIAPGDAIFFDWDSDGSADHVGLVIGTDESRVYTVEGNSGDACKIKSYPLDYACIKGYGLMNWD
- a CDS encoding DUF4366 domain-containing protein; amino-acid sequence: MKNKKLFRSFFVLLAALILMGGFSITAYAGGGEEIPTDDSNVIVETAEPQPLTPEGNMSLVDDIEGDDAEDKQFIVVKSKGGNYFYIIIDNAAQGENTVHFLNQVDEADLMALIDAEDKLPQNLEVTPQPTPEPTPQPEPEQPKEEKSNTGGMLLMVLLLFAGIGGAFYYFKVLKPKQAVKGNTDLDEFDFDEYDKEAEDEQTKSDIFEEKEYEE
- a CDS encoding DNA topoisomerase 3, which produces MKLIIAEKPSVAQTIAAVLGAKKKKDGYIEGAGYLVSWCVGHLVGLSEAAAYGEQYKKWSYEALPILPQDWKYTVAPDKKKQFNLLRELMRRPDVESLICATDAGREGELIFRFVYLQAGCNKPFSRLWISSMENEAIKKGFATLKDGREYDPLFHSALCRAKADWLVGINATRLFSVLYDKTLNVGRVQTPTLAMLTERQAKISGFQKEKYHIVRLDVGGVDAASCRISTAKEAESLKTACEASQAVCVSVAKEKKTVAPPKLFDLTSLQREANRLYSYTAKQTLDLAQTLYEKRLLTYPRTDSQFLSDDMGDTTAGVVSVLMGKLSFMQGADFTTDIYRTLNSKKVSDHHAIIPTAELGKTDLSALPESERSILILAGVRLLCATAEPHVYEAVTAVFECAGQQFTAKGKTILCIGWKDLDRRFRATLKGKTDSTEDDDNEVLELDAPPFSEGQTVKPVPAKVTEHTTAPPKPHTEDTLLSAMERAGSEDTTEEAERKGLGTPATRAAVIEKLVKSGFVQRKGKQLIPTKDGENLIAVLPDTLTSPKLTAEWENALTLIAKGAADPDIFMRGIESMAQELVKAYPVLSGENGGLFKTEKTALGKCPRCGSDVYEGKKNYYCGDKDCSFVMWKNDRFFEERKTAFTSKIAAALLKNGKAKVKGLYSPKTGKTYDGTVLLADTGGKYINYRITIQRDKELS
- a CDS encoding transposon-transfer assisting family protein: MYNEGGKQEVTANITAALPYMDAAMRELAVRTLEKIAPLSEAEYAELAVYAADEI
- a CDS encoding YodL domain-containing protein; this translates as MPYTSYDHDRLQPAENMRIERTISFRAGNGDTSGLTALPVEQLRAMRAESAAAEQVIYDKLREASAEWEAQAGQTQLFDKAIEYARTPTVKHTSNQWKKSEHNNDWQEMSNMVYSMSHHIYERTRYDRETEKSVPVAWELTWSIYTNPPQNLRRTKIAGHDKKVYSDRADMEKYLAGRIKAYSHLFTEISPSIPQGYANDFRVNGQLLPGYTVEGEEVQQPEHTADIPISGVSVSEHTEQRKEREHMGEVFSIYIGNVQNLSPDKPGGAWLGLPATREQLQEAIQILGITADQPQYLFIGGYDYPQDKSLSLPYDVINSSTVDELNFLAARIGQLDPAELKKFNAVAQGRKGFESIGQMIDFTYNTDFYVHIPDIHKAGDLGDYYLNKSGMVQMPEEWKAGIDTVALGIYVARKEQGEFVGNSYLVASGDQWERHYEGRDVPEQYRIMSYPQPPDPEKTDRDEISARQAATLTTEPTEPRPIIPLVLTSEKPAEKLKEITHRLEQGIQELFDSERYKEYLSVMSKFHNYSFNNTLLIAMQKSDASLIAGFSSWKNQFERNVKKGEKGIKIIAPSPFKIKKKMEKIDPSTQRPVIGKSGKPITEEVEVTIPAFKVVSVFDVSQTEGKELPDIAVDALTGDVEQYKDFFAALERTSPVPVGFEEMTGGTQGYYHLEDKRIVLLEGASQLQTLKTLIHEIAHAKLHDIDLTDPKEEQQNRPDRRTREVEAESIAYTVCQHYGLDTSDYSFGYVAGWSSGKELAELKSSLETIRSTAAELIDTIDGHIAEIQKGKEQTVEQEQRDTFSIYQLKRGDETRDYRFEPYERLQAAGLAVDPENYEHTYTAPLTPGMTLEHIFERFNIDRPEDFKGHSISISDMIVLHQSGKDTAHYVDRGGLFTKVPEFLQQEHPFDLQHITERLQKIHDNVMTADPNKTMGEAAYRMAIKRLDKLSGEISSEQEQIKELISFAAQSENLLILKERMTEVVNGFNPLAAAEKSTDQNFNMIDGIINNTPTVDELEAKVKAGGQINLSDLAAAIKADKERGGGKQEHKPSIRAQLAEDKKKATPKRDNKNKEPDLEKS